The proteins below come from a single Chloroflexota bacterium genomic window:
- the pfkA gene encoding 6-phosphofructokinase: MKRIGVLTSGGDAPGMNACVRAVVRTALSAGLEVYGIRRGYSGLIDGDMEPLTARDVGGIIQRGGTFLQTARSAEFMTVDGRKQAVRRLNDRRIDGLVIIGGNGSLAGAYELHKMGVPVVGVPGSIDNDVPFTDMSIGVDTALNTMVHIIDMIKDTASSHQRCFLVQVMGRHHGYLALIGGIIAGAEVTIIPEKEIPLEEIARAVDDAYVRGKTHAIIVVAEGAKFGAREIADYLCKVTPGFEVRVTVLGHVQRGGSPSAFDRLLATRMGMRAVQAMLAGEFGTMTALRGNRIELVPLEQVVQGTPSLNLGDYDVAQMLAR; the protein is encoded by the coding sequence ATGAAGAGAATCGGAGTGCTCACGAGCGGCGGGGATGCCCCTGGGATGAACGCCTGCGTGCGGGCCGTCGTGCGCACCGCGTTGAGCGCAGGCCTGGAGGTCTACGGCATCCGCCGCGGCTACTCGGGGCTGATAGACGGCGACATGGAACCCTTGACGGCGCGAGATGTCGGCGGCATCATCCAGCGCGGAGGCACGTTCCTCCAGACCGCCCGCAGCGCCGAGTTCATGACCGTGGATGGGCGCAAGCAGGCCGTCCGCCGCCTGAACGACCGCCGCATAGACGGGCTTGTCATCATAGGCGGCAACGGTTCCCTGGCGGGCGCGTACGAGTTGCACAAGATGGGCGTGCCCGTTGTGGGGGTTCCTGGCAGCATTGACAACGACGTGCCCTTCACCGACATGTCTATCGGCGTGGACACCGCGCTGAACACCATGGTGCACATCATTGACATGATCAAGGACACGGCGTCGTCGCATCAGCGCTGCTTTCTCGTCCAGGTCATGGGCCGCCACCACGGCTACCTGGCGCTCATCGGCGGCATCATCGCGGGCGCCGAGGTTACCATCATCCCCGAGAAGGAGATTCCCCTGGAGGAAATCGCCCGCGCCGTGGACGATGCCTACGTCCGCGGCAAGACCCACGCCATCATCGTGGTGGCCGAAGGGGCCAAGTTCGGCGCGCGGGAAATCGCCGACTACCTGTGCAAGGTTACGCCTGGGTTTGAGGTGCGGGTTACCGTCCTCGGGCACGTGCAGCGGGGCGGCTCGCCCTCGGCCTTTGACCGACTGCTGGCAACCCGTATGGGGATGCGGGCCGTCCAGGCCATGCTGGCGGGGGAATTCGGCACCATGACCGCGCTTCGGGGGAACCGCATTGAACTGGTGCCGCTGGAGCAGGTTGTCCAGGGGACGCCGAGCCTGAACCTGGGCGACTACGATGTCGCGCAGATGCTGGCGCGGTGA